The window CCACAGCTCGTCCAGGACGCCGCTCCGATCCTCAGGCGCTGCTGACCGCCGCCTCGCGTCGACGGGTGACAAGATAGCCGAAGGCGGCGGCGGTGAAGAACATGACGATGCCGTAGACGGCCGCCGGGATCGCCATCTCGGTGCTGTTCAGCAGGGCCGGGCTGACCGCCACGGTGATCGCCAGGGTGCTGTTGTGGATGCCGATCTCCATGCCGGCGGCGATCGACTCACGCCGGCCGACTCCGGCCAGGCGCGGTGCCCCGTACCCGACGGCGAGGCTGATGATGTTGAAGACCAGGACCGCCACGCCTACCGCGACCACGTAGTCGGCGATGTTGTCCCACTCTTTCAGCAGCGTCCCGGCGATCACCGCGACCAGCACGATCACCGACAGGATCTTGACCGGCCGGGCGAGCCGGTCGGCCAGGCCCTCGCGCAATACCCGGACCGCCATCCCGATCGCGACCGGGATCAGGACGATTGCGAAGACCTGCAGCACCTTGTCGAACTGGAGCCCGATCGAGGCCCCGTCGGTGAGGAAGTACCCGGCCGACAGGTTCACGATCACCGGCAGGGTGACCACCGCGAGCACCGAGTTGACCGCGGTCAGGGTCACGTTGAGCGCCACGTGTCCGCCGAACAGGTGGCTGTACAGGTTGGCCGTGGTGCCGCCGGGTGATGCCGCGAGCAGCATCATCCCGACGGCGAGTTCGGGTCGCAGGTCGAGCGCCACGACCAGTCCGAAGCAGACCACCGGTAGCAGCAGCGCCTGGCAGGCGAGTGCGATCAGGGCCGGTTTCGGGAACTGCAGGACACGGCGGAAGTCGGCGACGGTGAGGCCCAGGCCGAGCCCGAGCATGATGATGCCGAGCGCGATGGGCAGCCCGATGGTCGTCAATGGCGAGTCCATGCCGCATTCTGTGCCGCCACACGGATGCGAGGAATCCTCATTTCGGTCAGGGATGTGACCGCGGTCACCGCCGGACCGGATGTGTCGCGAACTGCTCCGCGTGCAGCGCGAACGACCGGTCCAACTTCGGCATCCAGTACGCGTCGTCGTGCCGCCCCGCACCCAGCTGGTAGTCGTGCCTGACCCCCTTCGCGGCCAGCGCCGTGCTCATCTGCTGCGCCGCCACCCCGAACCGGTACTCGTCGGAGTCGCCACCGTCGAAGTAGAACCGGTGCCGGTTCAGGTCGGCCGCCGACATCCCGGCGACCAGCGTGAGCGGTCGCAGCCCGGCGTTCGCGGCCTGCTCGGCGGACGTGCCGACCAGCGGCGGCAGGCTCAGCGCACCCATGTGACTGGCGATCGAGCTGAACACCTCGGGGTTGGTCAGTCCCAGCGTGAACGCGCCCTGCCCGCCCATCGACACGCCGCTGATCCCGCGGTGGTCACGGTCGGGGATCGTCCGGTACGCCCGGTCGACCAGTGGCACGATCTCGTCCACGATCATCGTCCGGTACTTCCCGGCCGACGTGTCCACGTACCAGCCGCTGCCGCCGTCCGGGAACACCACGATCGCCTCGACACCGAGCCGGTCGAGGACCGTGTCGATGTCGCGGGCCTCCCACTCGATGTTGCTGCCGTTGAAGCCGTTCAGCATGTAGACGACCGGGAACCGCTTGCCGCCGGTACCGGTGTAGTCCTTCGGCAGGTAGACGTTGAACTGCGTGCGCCGCCCCATCGCCGCCGAGGCGTAGTCGTCCCGGAAGAACCGCGACCGGTCACCGAGCTCGACCGCCCGGCGCGGGTCGATGTACAGCAGCTCGCGGGTCGGCGGCAGCCCGGTCCAGGTGCGGATGGTGTCGACGACCAGGCGGCCGCGGGCGTCCACGTACACCTCGGCCTGCGCGTCGGTCAGCGTCACCGGCCCGGATTTCAGCAGCTCCCGCAGGTCGGCGATCCGCCGGGCGGCGGTGTCGCCCTGGTGGAAGAACCCCTTGTCGAGCGTTGCGGCATAACCGCGGACGTCGCCGGCGGCGACGGCGCGGTGCTGCCGGTCCAGGACGGCACAGGCGTGAGCCAATTGGGTACGGGTGGCAGCCGTCCCGGTGTCGCCGGCCAGGGCACGCAGCCGCGCCTTCGAGTAGAGCCCCACCGGCCCCTGGTAGAAGCCGCCGCCCCCGGTGCCGTCGTAGACCCGCACCGCGACGACGTTGGTGGCGCCCCACTTCAGCAGGCCGTCGGCCGGGTAGTACTCGCGCGGCACCTCCCAGGTGGAGTCGAACTCGGGCGGGAAGCCGCCGGTCCGCCCGATCGGCTGCCCGTTGAGGAACGCCTGATCCGCGTCGTCGATCTTGCCGAGCGCCGCGACGACCGCCGCGTCGGTGACCCCGTCCGGCCGAGCCGGGAGGGTGAACGTCTTGCGATACCAGGCGAATCCGTCGTACGAGCTGAGGTCGCTGTGGCCACCCCAGTCGTCCGGGACGGTCCAGTCCCGCCAGGAGGTGTCCGCGAAGGACGGATCCGACCACGCCGGGTCGTCACCGGTGGTGAACTTCCATCCACCGCCGGCCAGATCCACCCCGAAGTCGACCGACCCGGTGGTGGCGCAGGTGGTCGGTCGGGGCCCCGCGACCGCCGATGTGGGAACGTTCACAGATCCAAGAGTCAAGAGTAGGGTGCCGAGCAGAGCGCGAGCTTTCA of the Actinoplanes sichuanensis genome contains:
- a CDS encoding bile acid:sodium symporter family protein, with product MDSPLTTIGLPIALGIIMLGLGLGLTVADFRRVLQFPKPALIALACQALLLPVVCFGLVVALDLRPELAVGMMLLAASPGGTTANLYSHLFGGHVALNVTLTAVNSVLAVVTLPVIVNLSAGYFLTDGASIGLQFDKVLQVFAIVLIPVAIGMAVRVLREGLADRLARPVKILSVIVLVAVIAGTLLKEWDNIADYVVAVGVAVLVFNIISLAVGYGAPRLAGVGRRESIAAGMEIGIHNSTLAITVAVSPALLNSTEMAIPAAVYGIVMFFTAAAFGYLVTRRREAAVSSA
- a CDS encoding alpha/beta hydrolase, encoding MNVPTSAVAGPRPTTCATTGSVDFGVDLAGGGWKFTTGDDPAWSDPSFADTSWRDWTVPDDWGGHSDLSSYDGFAWYRKTFTLPARPDGVTDAAVVAALGKIDDADQAFLNGQPIGRTGGFPPEFDSTWEVPREYYPADGLLKWGATNVVAVRVYDGTGGGGFYQGPVGLYSKARLRALAGDTGTAATRTQLAHACAVLDRQHRAVAAGDVRGYAATLDKGFFHQGDTAARRIADLRELLKSGPVTLTDAQAEVYVDARGRLVVDTIRTWTGLPPTRELLYIDPRRAVELGDRSRFFRDDYASAAMGRRTQFNVYLPKDYTGTGGKRFPVVYMLNGFNGSNIEWEARDIDTVLDRLGVEAIVVFPDGGSGWYVDTSAGKYRTMIVDEIVPLVDRAYRTIPDRDHRGISGVSMGGQGAFTLGLTNPEVFSSIASHMGALSLPPLVGTSAEQAANAGLRPLTLVAGMSAADLNRHRFYFDGGDSDEYRFGVAAQQMSTALAAKGVRHDYQLGAGRHDDAYWMPKLDRSFALHAEQFATHPVRR